A segment of the Carya illinoinensis cultivar Pawnee chromosome 1, C.illinoinensisPawnee_v1, whole genome shotgun sequence genome:
TCAAAATTGAGTAAAAGAGCTTGATGCCTAAGTTAATGAAGATGCTCTTGTAATTTTAAGGGATTTGATTACTAAACCATATCTTCCTTTGAATGACACACTCTTCCTAGTAATAGTTTTCATGGGAGGTGATGGTTGATGACATGTCAAGAGATTCAAAAGGTAGTGTTCCTTATTAATGATTATGTCTCTTATTAATGGCTGTGTCTTTTACTAAATATTGTATTATTAATAGTTGTGCTCCTTCTAACCAGTGTCTCATGGCTTATAAATAGGAGTCATTAGTACACAATAAaagtacttaattttttttgttcatcaCCAACTTATGAGACAAATATCCTCACGTAAGTCACCTTATTATTAAGTTTCCATttgattttcttccatttttctaCAGCTCTAAGGCCAGAAGAACATATATAGGGCTATAGTACTTTGGTAAGTGGTAACATGTGGAACTAGTTGGtgacatttttaatttttttgctttcTGGATTTTTTGGCCAATTCCTGTAGTAATTAATGATCTATATTGGTGCATGGTGTATATTCGCTAGAATTGCTGGATCCAATACGCTTTGGCCGCCCATCAAATTAAAGTAGCGCCCGTGttgtttgcattttttttaagtggGGTTGACTTTAATGTATGCTGTGAAGAAAGCTGATCTCATGCGAACTGTTCGAATTTGTTAAAGGAGATGCACATACCCTCATATATAGTGGAGTGAAATGGAGACGCATTACTTCAATTGTCTGCCAATTGGAGAAGGGCTTCCGGTAAACGGAGACAAATTGAAGCTTTAAATCTTTGTTAAATTTGGGCAAGGACTAAGGACAGTGCTAGTCTGCCACTGTTGGGCGTGCTCCCTGATGCatgtatactttttttaaatatatatatatatattttttaaacatctttatacatttaaaaaaattatatcaatttattaataattatttttttaactattaaataattaaaaaaataaaatatacgaaCGATCAAAATAAAGGAGTAAAAGCTTCGAACAAAGTAGTATTTTTCCCTTggataaatatttatatgatgttTTAAAAACTTGATTAGAATAAAGGGAATTAAGTACTGATCGTGATCAGGCTGAGGATTTTTACttccttttaaattaaattcatgATATCAGCCGGGTCATTTGATTGTGTGGAGAACCGTACGATCTTGATCGATGGATGAAGAGATATTGAGTTTGAATATCATGCAGTAGTACTTTATCATGTACATCTTTGTTATACACGTTATATTATGTATTGCTCTCGTCATTCTATAAATATCAACTACtggtttttaaaacaataaatttaattattaatgaataatatcacatcaaaataacataacataaataagataagattataatataatatatagtatttttttaacgtaATATATGGTTTGCAGCACGCGCACGCGGCAGGCACACGGAAAGGCATGGTGATGGTACGTACGTACTATACGAGTAGTACTAATGAATAGCTACTTCCTTGGCATTAATTACCTTCTTTTTGTCACTATGCATGGCAGGAAGACAGATTACCCTTTAATTTCTTTCCCCTTCCATTTATTAATTAAACTAGTTTGTTTATCAGTAACTATATGCGTAGACTTTTAGTATTGGAATAAACGAACATCATGTGGGCGGCTGGCTTAGATCATGACGTCCTAGCTAGCTTTGATGAGTTTGAAATTAATTATCCATTATAACTAACAAATCGTAAATGTCATCTTCATTTGTCCAGCGAGACTACGAGTTTTGTAACTCATTTCATTAAAGAAATTTGACTTTTTACAacgattttaattttattagaaataaaattattgcaaTTGATTATCAATTTTAGTGTTTTTGGTATACATTACAGActtttacaataataattttctttttttaattttgtagcaATTTTTACTTATTGCAACGAAAAACTttgctaaaaaataaatacatacgattttaacttaaattataGCGAACAAAACTgctggaaaagaaattttttttgtaacaaCGGATGTTTTCGCTAcaattacatttttaaaaagagGGCGTCAAAATGCCCTAAAATCACATGATTTCTTCCCTCCCCGTCGCTTTGCTCCCGTACACTCTCAAAAATATATCTATCAATTGTAACATTTTTTTGAtatctttgtaattaattaaaaaagaaaggattATAACGTTGAACGTGCAATGAACTAAAAAACGTTACAATTGAGATATTGCAGCATTTTTATGTATCATTTGCAACATTTTTTAGTGCTGTAAAaggtcaaatttcttgtagtgtcattGTAgagctttttaattttttttttttataatttggttattttatttatattaaactaattaaaattttctatttatcatctttatcatatatttattaagaaaaaaaattatttgtgttGTATGGTAGAAAGATAACGAGTAGAATATttctgaaaatatataaaattgtgTAGTAAATTGGAAAAGTCGATGgagaaaaactttttttttttaaattaggtTTTAGGATTTTACGTGCCTTGAAGGTCTTTTATTTTACGTTGAAAAAAGAACGCGCTAAAATCAACACAACTGAGTTTTCTTGCGAAGGCGAACAAGTCCGCCGTAAAAATAACTTCTGTAAAAGCTCTTGGTGACTGGTGTTTTGACGGGCTATGTAAACTTGTAGAGTCGAATAGGTTTATTACAGTAAGGGCGCCGACGACATGATGGAAATAAATCTCTTTTTCACGCCTCTTTTAAGATGGTTTTGGTACTTGTTACtcgaaaaaagaagaagaagaagaagttctgTAGACTTCAACTCTGAAGATCCACATGATGCAACGACAACAGTTGTCGCTGTGACAAATCCTAAGACCCTTTTGACAAATCCCCAACTGGGCTTGATTATGATGAGGATTCTAAATAAATCGAAACgacataaaaaatttcaatggtAATTACTATTTTTACACGCAATAAGAAGTAAGAACACGTCTCAAAACTTTTCgactgaaatattttatttaaatttatcttttattttttaaaatttattaaattatcttaactcaaattatttaattattatttacaaaccatttaattattattaacacaTTTTTCGTCTTATCTCATCCTCTCCAAACGAGCCCTCAGTGTTTTCTCTAAGAAAAATTGATAACATTACTAGCAAAAGAATATAAGTAGTTACTTACCCCATGCATGCATCTATAAATATccgagaaatatatatatacacacacatatgacaaaattaactaatatttacaatatttaaGCCTCTGCTTCTCACCTCCTGCACCTAATTGATGAGATGATCTTCTTGCAGGTTGCTGCCCTTCACCCTCGTACATATTTTAGCAATATACAACGAAGGGATGAACTGCTtcttcgatttttctttttattttttttttaagttggtaATTTAACTCAAAACCCCTCGGAAGTAATTAGATCTTCAGAGATCATCCCCGAAACACGTGTTCCTCACCTGACTGTGCATCGATGTGCTTGATCCAACGGCTAGGACTCTTCTTCCAGCTCCCACTGCTACCCCCGGTGCTCCCAATATGCGCAATATCCAAGCCTTTCCCCACTGGCAAGAACACCGTCCTCACCACACGCGTCCCTCTCTCAAGCACCCCGTGCCATCGAAACTCCGAAACGTTTCTCTGACACGCGTTTTTGCAAGCCAAAACAGCACCTCTTTGGCCCAGCTTAGCGAACCTCAGAACCCTGGCGAAGTCCCCACGCTTACAGTCCACCACCAGAAAGTCCACGCCCACCAGTCCCTCCATGGCCGCCTCGGCGTCGCCCACCACCACCTCCATCGGCGTCGGCGGAGACAGGTCTGCGTATTCTCGCATGGCCTTGATGTACCCCTGTTTCGACCGCTCGTCCGGGACTATGCACACGTGACGTCCGCACGCGTGGTGGGCGGCTATGGCCAGTCCGATGCTTGTCACGACTGGATCGCCGTTGAG
Coding sequences within it:
- the LOC122303566 gene encoding uncharacterized protein LOC122303566, with the translated sequence MKLVWTPETASKAYIDTVKSIKNFKEHSGVAELLSAMAAGWNAKLIVESWLNGDPVVTSIGLAIAAHHACGRHVCIVPDERSKQGYIKAMREYADLSPPTPMEVVVGDAEAAMEGLVGVDFLVVDCKRGDFARVLRFAKLGQRGAVLACKNACQRNVSEFRWHGVLERGTRVVRTVFLPVGKGLDIAHIGSTGGSSGSWKKSPSRWIKHIDAQSGEEHVFRG